A stretch of Pseudomonadota bacterium DNA encodes these proteins:
- a CDS encoding TRAP transporter small permease, whose protein sequence is MQKFLSATLKISRITNSLGGVILALMMFFTVVDVVMRYIGKPITGTFELVAFAGALIIGMSLPQSSLEGAHVNVDILTEYLPDFWKRIFLIFTKLLGFIFFILLTWSFFLKGNDLYKTHEVSLTLHVPYYPVAYLLSFCGLIESLVLLSNLLKAIFGGGKHE, encoded by the coding sequence ATGCAAAAATTTCTCAGTGCCACCTTAAAGATAAGCAGGATCACAAATTCTCTCGGAGGGGTAATACTTGCCCTGATGATGTTTTTCACGGTAGTTGATGTTGTTATGCGTTACATTGGAAAGCCTATTACAGGAACATTTGAGTTGGTAGCTTTTGCCGGAGCCCTGATTATAGGTATGTCACTTCCTCAGTCATCATTGGAAGGTGCGCACGTAAATGTTGATATACTTACAGAGTATCTCCCCGATTTTTGGAAAAGGATATTCTTAATTTTTACAAAACTATTAGGCTTTATTTTCTTCATCCTGCTCACATGGTCGTTTTTTTTAAAGGGGAACGACCTGTACAAAACCCATGAGGTTTCGCTTACCCTGCACGTACCTTATTATCCTGTAGCATACTTATTATCATTTTGCGGTCTTATAGAGTCTCTGGTACTCCTGTCCAACTTACTGAAGGCAATTTTTGGAGGTGGTAAGCATGAATGA
- a CDS encoding TRAP transporter large permease, with the protein MNEITFGIIALFLLLCLFLTGIELAFGMAIVGFIGFAMLNDFDTAISLLANDYFDSLASYSLTAIPLFVLMGQIAFNAGIARRLFDTTHKFIGHIPGGLAVATVAGATVFKAICGSVAATAATFASVAVPEMDRYGYSKKLSTGIVASVGTLGILLPPSVTLIVFGIVTQQSIGKLFMAGVIPGLILSFFFMVVIFGWCRINPSIGPKSEKYDWPARWKTVPNVIWPIVIFLVLIGGLMYGIFTPTEAGSIGAFAVLVLCALKRDVNFKGFIKSIEESLRTACMVLMLIASSAILGHFIAITQIPQVAADTITALPIHRIFIMVIIFLVYLIGGSFIDDLAFMILATPIFFPIVLKLGYDPLWAGIMIALTVCIGSVIPPVAICVFIVKNITKVPMGIIYKGVYPFLISMVLCVVMLFIFPQLVTWLPNLLMK; encoded by the coding sequence ATGAATGAGATTACATTCGGCATAATAGCGCTATTTTTGCTTTTATGTTTATTTCTTACAGGTATTGAACTTGCTTTTGGTATGGCTATCGTCGGTTTCATAGGGTTTGCCATGCTCAACGACTTTGATACTGCTATTAGTCTCCTGGCAAATGATTATTTTGACTCTCTCGCGTCTTACAGCCTCACAGCCATACCCCTATTTGTACTTATGGGCCAGATTGCCTTTAATGCAGGCATTGCAAGACGCTTATTCGATACTACACATAAATTTATAGGACATATCCCGGGAGGGCTTGCCGTAGCAACAGTGGCAGGCGCAACCGTGTTCAAAGCTATATGCGGTTCCGTGGCTGCCACAGCCGCAACATTTGCAAGCGTTGCTGTTCCGGAGATGGACAGATATGGTTACAGCAAAAAACTTTCGACCGGAATAGTTGCTTCAGTGGGGACGCTTGGCATTCTGCTCCCTCCAAGCGTGACCCTGATAGTTTTCGGTATCGTAACACAGCAGTCTATAGGGAAGCTTTTCATGGCCGGCGTAATACCGGGGCTTATTTTATCTTTCTTTTTTATGGTAGTAATTTTCGGATGGTGCAGAATCAATCCGTCCATTGGACCAAAGAGCGAAAAATATGACTGGCCGGCAAGATGGAAGACCGTTCCCAATGTAATATGGCCTATTGTCATATTTCTCGTATTGATAGGCGGCCTTATGTACGGGATTTTTACGCCCACAGAAGCAGGCAGCATCGGAGCATTCGCTGTGCTTGTTCTGTGTGCTCTAAAAAGGGATGTTAATTTCAAAGGCTTTATCAAATCGATTGAGGAATCTTTGCGCACCGCATGTATGGTGCTTATGCTTATTGCTTCATCAGCAATACTGGGCCATTTTATCGCTATTACCCAAATCCCACAGGTAGCAGCCGACACGATTACCGCACTGCCGATACACCGAATATTTATAATGGTTATCATTTTCTTAGTATATCTTATAGGCGGTTCTTTTATAGATGACCTTGCATTTATGATCCTTGCAACCCCGATCTTTTTTCCTATTGTATTAAAACTCGGTTATGACCCTTTATGGGCGGGCATTATGATTGCTCTTACAGTATGTATTGGTTCGGTGATTCCACCGGTGGCCATCTGTGTTTTTATCGTTAAAAATATCACTAAAGTACCCATGGGTATCATCTACAAGGGTGTTTATCCCTTTTTAATCTCAATGGTTCTTTGTGTAGTAATGCTGTTTATTTTTCCCCAACTGGTGACCTGGCTGCCCAACTTACTTATGAAATAA
- a CDS encoding PH domain-containing protein: MYEYMNSTNDKLTQDEAVFYRAKCHWAVLLGPVLVIIIGGLALRSQGYHAIVLIVFGLFWGIFSYIRLSRTEIGLTRNKVLINAGFLLNKSYDIELNEIIFIDYYQPSLGSMLNFGKIMIVYKGKKKCTLRFVSCPAEFVREVQQQIIALSTS, from the coding sequence ATGTATGAATATATGAATTCAACTAATGACAAACTAACCCAAGATGAAGCGGTTTTTTATCGTGCCAAATGTCACTGGGCTGTGCTTCTTGGTCCTGTATTGGTGATTATTATAGGAGGGCTGGCTCTGAGGTCTCAGGGGTATCATGCAATAGTGCTCATTGTCTTCGGTCTTTTTTGGGGAATATTTTCATATATAAGATTAAGCAGAACAGAAATAGGATTAACTCGAAATAAGGTTTTAATCAATGCCGGATTTCTACTGAATAAGTCTTATGATATCGAGCTTAATGAGATCATATTTATTGATTATTATCAGCCCTCTCTGGGTTCAATGTTAAATTTTGGCAAAATTATGATTGTCTATAAAGGAAAGAAGAAATGCACCTTACGGTTTGTTTCTTGCCCCGCAGAATTTGTAAGAGAAGTTCAGCAGCAAATAATAGCGCTTAGCACGTCTTAG
- a CDS encoding response regulator, protein MTKSILDGKKILAVDDEPDVLSLLEEEINAECSSCQFDKATTYEEAARMLKENVYDIVVLDIMGVKGFDLLELAVSRNFKTAMLTAHALSAEALKKSHDLGARAYLPKEKLGEIVPFLKDVLQYDARSGWKRLLEKLENFYDNRLESDWKSKIGFWY, encoded by the coding sequence ATGACAAAATCGATACTTGACGGAAAAAAGATTCTTGCTGTTGATGATGAACCGGATGTGTTGTCGCTACTGGAAGAAGAAATCAATGCCGAATGTTCAAGCTGCCAATTTGACAAAGCAACTACCTATGAGGAAGCTGCCAGAATGTTGAAAGAAAACGTCTATGATATTGTGGTCCTTGATATTATGGGAGTTAAAGGATTCGATCTTCTGGAACTGGCAGTAAGCCGTAATTTCAAGACAGCCATGCTCACTGCACATGCTTTAAGTGCCGAAGCACTAAAAAAATCACATGACCTGGGAGCAAGAGCTTACTTGCCGAAAGAAAAACTTGGTGAGATAGTCCCTTTTCTCAAAGACGTTCTGCAGTACGATGCCAGGTCAGGTTGGAAACGTCTTCTGGAAAAACTTGAAAACTTTTATGACAATCGTCTTGAATCTGATTGGAAAAGTAAAATCGGATTTTGGTATTAG
- a CDS encoding TRAP transporter large permease, with product MSDVAVGTYGIILLLFLFLTGLEMAYCMILVGFLGFTFLMSFPAASNLVIKDFFDNFTTYSYTVIPLFIVMGEFASNSNIAKRLYQGAYKWFGHIPGGLAMTTVVGATAFKAMCGSTLATVGTFSNLALPEMDRYGYKKELSAGTIASVSTIGMILPPSTVLIIYGLEVEQSIGRLFLAGIIPALMISFLFMVVIAGWVSLQPGIAPRAEKGTWKERFAVIPDALVVFIIFGIVIGGMITGFFSPTESGTIGTAAIFLLALVRREVNPGMIIRSFKGALKTSIMVLMLIAGSAVFGHFLAITEIPMITAKWAAGLPIPGAFVMLLIVAIYLIGGSIMDDLAFMVLATPIFFPTAIELGYDPIWFGILICVTLMIGGIIPPVAIYVFILGNITGIPFKTIYKGVVPFLSALVLALIILFAFPQVALWLPNLMMGKG from the coding sequence ATGAGTGATGTCGCCGTTGGAACATATGGAATAATACTGCTGCTGTTTCTTTTTTTAACAGGGCTTGAAATGGCTTATTGCATGATACTGGTTGGATTTCTCGGATTTACGTTTCTTATGTCCTTTCCAGCAGCATCCAATCTCGTAATTAAAGATTTCTTCGATAATTTTACAACATACAGCTACACGGTAATCCCCCTATTTATCGTTATGGGTGAGTTTGCCTCAAATTCAAATATCGCAAAGAGACTTTACCAGGGGGCGTATAAATGGTTTGGCCATATACCGGGAGGTTTGGCCATGACTACGGTAGTCGGCGCGACAGCCTTTAAAGCGATGTGCGGCTCAACCCTTGCTACGGTAGGCACCTTTTCAAACCTCGCACTGCCTGAAATGGACCGCTATGGGTATAAAAAGGAACTTTCTGCCGGCACGATTGCATCTGTCAGTACCATCGGTATGATCCTGCCTCCCAGCACAGTGCTTATTATCTATGGGCTTGAAGTTGAGCAATCCATAGGCAGGCTTTTCCTTGCAGGGATTATACCGGCGCTGATGATATCCTTTCTTTTTATGGTAGTTATAGCCGGGTGGGTAAGTTTGCAGCCTGGAATAGCTCCCAGGGCGGAAAAGGGAACATGGAAAGAAAGGTTCGCCGTAATCCCGGATGCATTGGTTGTTTTCATTATTTTCGGCATCGTAATAGGTGGGATGATAACCGGCTTTTTCAGCCCCACAGAGTCAGGCACAATAGGTACGGCTGCAATTTTTCTTTTGGCTCTTGTGCGAAGAGAAGTCAACCCAGGTATGATTATCAGATCTTTTAAGGGAGCATTGAAAACCTCTATTATGGTTCTTATGCTTATTGCCGGATCTGCTGTTTTTGGCCATTTTCTTGCTATAACGGAAATCCCGATGATTACAGCAAAGTGGGCTGCGGGGCTTCCCATACCCGGCGCATTTGTTATGCTCTTAATAGTCGCTATATACCTGATAGGCGGTTCAATCATGGATGACCTGGCATTTATGGTACTTGCCACTCCGATCTTTTTCCCGACAGCTATTGAGCTCGGTTATGATCCGATATGGTTTGGTATCCTGATTTGCGTTACGCTTATGATCGGCGGTATTATTCCGCCCGTGGCGATTTATGTGTTTATATTAGGGAACATAACGGGAATCCCTTTCAAAACGATTTATAAGGGTGTCGTTCCATTCCTTTCGGCCCTTGTCCTAGCTTTAATAATTCTGTTTGCCTTCCCGCAGGTTGCACTATGGCTGCCTAATTTAATGATGGGTAAAGGATAG
- a CDS encoding long-chain-fatty-acid--CoA ligase, translated as MLIGDMLVRNSNKFPAKTAIVSEEATMDFKTLNERVNCLANALLGKGLNKGDRIGVLIHNCHQFIEIYFAAAKTGGIFCPYNNHLTKGELVDILKYSTPKFLFLDEDYAEMIDISRAALNSVNHYICLQTATFPYMEGYEKIITTGSKSEPNIKISENDVQSIIFTAGTTGKAKGAMRTHRHLLSDAVASTIDLRVEYDERVLITFPMYHVACEDNIVRHSYMPNTFYIRREGGFNPEQVLEYISKEQITRCQMVPTMIHSLLQVPDIKKFDLSSLRLILYAGAPMHVELLKKALEVFPCGFAQLYGQTESGPFTTVLKPEDHILDGTEKKIKRLASSGKPALNYEIRIVDENDKDVAVGEVGEIIGRSEAVMKGYWQMPEETEKKLKNGWLHTGDLGKLDEDGYVYLVERKNDMIISGGVNIYPREIEEILYKHPAVLEVSVIGVPDEHWGEVPKAVIVLKEGATVTGEDIIKFCGEHLAGYKKPKSVDFWKELPKSPQGKILKKEIRKHLVSL; from the coding sequence ATGCTCATTGGTGATATGCTTGTAAGAAATTCAAACAAGTTCCCTGCAAAAACAGCCATTGTCTCCGAAGAGGCAACGATGGACTTCAAAACATTGAACGAAAGGGTCAATTGCCTGGCAAACGCCCTATTAGGAAAGGGATTAAATAAAGGTGACCGTATTGGAGTGCTTATTCACAATTGTCATCAATTCATAGAGATTTATTTTGCAGCAGCCAAAACTGGAGGGATTTTCTGTCCTTATAACAACCATCTAACAAAAGGAGAACTTGTTGATATTCTGAAGTACTCTACCCCGAAGTTTCTTTTTTTGGATGAGGACTACGCTGAGATGATAGATATATCCAGGGCAGCTTTGAATTCAGTGAATCATTATATATGTCTCCAAACTGCGACGTTTCCTTATATGGAAGGCTACGAAAAAATTATTACCACTGGAAGCAAATCTGAACCTAATATCAAAATATCTGAAAACGATGTGCAAAGCATCATTTTTACCGCAGGTACAACAGGCAAGGCAAAGGGCGCGATGAGGACACACAGACACCTCTTATCCGATGCTGTAGCAAGTACAATCGATTTGAGGGTTGAATATGACGAGCGTGTATTGATCACATTTCCCATGTATCATGTGGCCTGTGAAGACAATATAGTCAGGCATTCTTATATGCCCAACACATTTTACATCCGGCGGGAAGGGGGATTCAACCCTGAACAAGTTCTGGAATATATCTCGAAAGAACAAATTACGAGATGCCAGATGGTGCCTACCATGATCCATAGCCTTCTCCAGGTGCCGGACATAAAGAAATTTGATTTGAGCAGCTTGCGGCTTATTCTTTATGCCGGTGCACCTATGCATGTAGAGCTTTTGAAAAAAGCACTTGAAGTATTTCCATGCGGTTTTGCCCAACTGTATGGGCAGACTGAAAGCGGACCTTTTACAACAGTATTAAAACCTGAAGATCATATCCTTGACGGGACTGAGAAGAAGATCAAGAGACTTGCTTCTTCCGGCAAACCTGCACTTAATTACGAGATCAGAATTGTAGATGAGAATGATAAAGACGTGGCTGTAGGCGAAGTAGGGGAGATAATAGGCAGAAGCGAGGCAGTTATGAAGGGGTACTGGCAGATGCCGGAGGAAACGGAAAAAAAGCTCAAAAACGGCTGGCTTCATACGGGCGATCTCGGTAAGCTTGATGAGGATGGATACGTCTATTTGGTGGAAAGAAAGAATGACATGATAATAAGCGGCGGTGTTAATATATATCCGAGAGAGATCGAGGAAATACTTTATAAACATCCGGCTGTACTTGAGGTATCGGTAATAGGCGTCCCTGATGAACACTGGGGTGAAGTGCCAAAGGCCGTTATTGTCCTGAAAGAAGGGGCCACTGTAACAGGAGAGGATATTATCAAATTTTGCGGTGAGCATCTGGCCGGATATAAAAAGCCTAAATCGGTTGATTTTTGGAAAGAACTGCCCAAGAGCCCGCAGGGAAAGATCCTGAAAAAGGAGATCCGCAAACATCTGGTGTCACTATGA
- a CDS encoding S-layer homology domain-containing protein produces MFLLICQGIFYTTFSVDEQHFIRQDWVRSDWFCIYVKYLYDPGMTSGCGYGTYSPNVVINRAQMAGFPAKTIPGMKETPISNRESGVIPLILMYYHKKASILVRMHQTLFH; encoded by the coding sequence ATGTTTCTCCTCATCTGTCAAGGGATATTTTACACAACTTTTAGTGTAGATGAACAGCACTTTATTCGTCAGGACTGGGTAAGATCGGACTGGTTCTGCATCTATGTAAAATATCTCTATGATCCGGGGATGACCAGCGGATGCGGATACGGCACCTACAGTCCAAATGTTGTTATTAACCGGGCACAGATGGCTGGGTTCCCGGCAAAGACAATTCCGGGTATGAAGGAGACTCCGATATCAAACAGAGAATCGGGGGTGATACCCCTGATTCTTATGTATTACCATAAGAAAGCGAGCATTCTTGTAAGAATGCACCAGACCCTGTTTCATTAG
- a CDS encoding Fur family transcriptional regulator translates to MNRITKDFIAQQFKAKGLRLTPQRLAIIEVLIEKGDLHPGTRYVYEEAKKKKKSLSLSTAYAALNEFSRLGIIKTLQFDSMENRYEGSLEEHLNLVCERCGKIIDYEVPPVADQQEIAKKTGFSVTDTRLEYYGYCRDCHVKTKEGGDNSVEEEDS, encoded by the coding sequence TTGAACAGAATAACCAAGGATTTTATAGCGCAACAGTTTAAAGCGAAGGGGTTGAGACTTACCCCTCAAAGGCTGGCTATCATAGAGGTGCTTATCGAAAAAGGGGATCTGCATCCTGGCACCCGTTACGTGTATGAGGAAGCAAAGAAGAAAAAGAAAAGCCTGAGCTTGTCCACCGCCTATGCGGCACTGAATGAGTTCTCCCGCCTCGGCATCATTAAAACGCTGCAGTTTGATTCCATGGAGAACCGCTATGAAGGTAGCCTTGAAGAGCACCTCAATCTGGTCTGCGAGCGTTGTGGTAAGATCATTGACTATGAAGTACCTCCTGTTGCCGACCAGCAGGAGATAGCGAAAAAAACCGGATTCTCAGTGACGGATACGAGGCTGGAGTATTATGGGTATTGCAGGGACTGTCATGTAAAAACAAAAGAGGGCGGAGATAATAGTGTTGAGGAAGAGGATTCCTGA
- a CDS encoding acyl-CoA/acyl-ACP dehydrogenase translates to MFELTPEQKDIRNAAREFAEGELKEIARELDEKQEFDEKLWKKAADLGFLGVFIDEKYGGAGLGYLEHSLICEEFSRIDCGIAHSITSSFFGSQLINLIGTEEQKLKYLPLVCTGKAKMGVAITEPDAGSDVSSVKTMAKKNDDGYVISGNKTFITNANRGDFLIVLCITSPEEKKKYDRFSTIIVETNRPGYEASKLKNKLSIRCSDTGEVTFKDVTVPKENLLGKEGKGFYNIMEFLNRSRLEAAGFGVGTAQGALEKAIDHVRKRKQFGVPLADSPIVQSKIAEMATLVEAARSFLYCTSAKLDKGELDHALIAMTKWYAAEIAVKVSDEAIQLHGGYGILEEYDVGHYWRDAKVLEIFEGTKEVEKLIIGRRLLGR, encoded by the coding sequence ATGTTTGAACTGACACCAGAGCAGAAAGACATAAGAAATGCAGCAAGAGAGTTTGCCGAAGGGGAACTGAAGGAAATTGCGCGGGAGCTGGATGAAAAACAAGAGTTCGACGAAAAACTTTGGAAAAAGGCTGCAGATTTAGGTTTTCTTGGGGTCTTTATAGATGAAAAATATGGCGGTGCAGGTCTTGGGTATTTAGAACACAGCCTCATATGCGAAGAATTTTCCCGTATAGACTGCGGAATTGCTCATTCGATAACATCGTCATTTTTTGGTTCACAACTAATAAATCTCATAGGAACCGAAGAGCAAAAACTAAAATATCTCCCTTTAGTATGTACAGGTAAAGCCAAGATGGGTGTGGCCATAACGGAGCCGGACGCGGGAAGCGACGTATCTTCTGTGAAAACAATGGCAAAGAAAAATGACGACGGATATGTGATATCCGGCAACAAAACGTTCATAACAAACGCTAATCGGGGAGATTTTTTAATCGTCCTTTGCATTACCAGCCCTGAAGAGAAAAAAAAGTACGATCGTTTTAGCACTATTATTGTAGAGACTAACAGGCCGGGTTACGAAGCAAGCAAATTGAAAAACAAGCTTTCAATACGCTGCTCTGATACAGGAGAGGTTACCTTCAAAGACGTAACAGTTCCCAAAGAAAACCTCCTTGGCAAGGAGGGCAAGGGATTCTATAATATTATGGAATTTCTCAATCGTTCTCGCTTAGAAGCAGCAGGATTCGGGGTAGGAACAGCTCAGGGAGCATTAGAGAAAGCGATAGATCATGTGCGCAAAAGAAAACAGTTCGGGGTACCCCTTGCAGATTCACCGATAGTACAGTCAAAAATAGCCGAGATGGCTACCTTAGTCGAAGCCGCAAGAAGCTTCCTTTATTGTACCAGCGCAAAATTGGATAAAGGTGAATTGGACCATGCGCTTATTGCCATGACGAAATGGTATGCCGCAGAGATAGCAGTAAAAGTTTCCGATGAAGCTATACAGCTCCACGGAGGGTATGGTATATTGGAAGAATATGATGTAGGTCATTATTGGCGTGATGCAAAAGTCCTTGAGATTTTTGAAGGGACTAAAGAGGTTGAGAAATTGATTATAGGCAGGAGGTTGTTAGGGCGGTAA
- a CDS encoding TRAP transporter substrate-binding protein, whose product MKQFRIICLLVFVFSVVTCMSATVSIAQEKVITIKVANWFPVGSKHDLILQEWGKDLEKRAGGKVKVNYYAAGTLVPAAQSYDAVVKGIADVGNHVLGYTMGRFPFSQVLDLPIGWPQGPEATKIANDFYKKFNPKEFDDVKVLLFHGQPGGYLHTKTRPVEKLEDAKGLKLRCFGSNAKFVGLIGAAPVAMPMPDVYDALAKGVVDGLMSSYEALHNFRTGEHVKYSTENVSSAYSAVFIVMMNKKKFASLPPDVQAIVDKMSVEYIDKYGKLWADITRDGKDWLVKRGVKVISLSKEEQARWYEKGSKPLVEAYIKDAKEKGLPGDEAVKFLLDSIRKYH is encoded by the coding sequence ATGAAACAGTTTCGCATTATTTGTTTGTTGGTCTTTGTTTTTTCCGTAGTGACATGTATGTCTGCAACAGTCAGTATTGCACAGGAAAAGGTAATTACAATAAAGGTTGCCAACTGGTTCCCTGTAGGAAGCAAGCACGATCTCATTTTACAGGAATGGGGTAAAGATCTGGAAAAACGAGCCGGTGGTAAAGTCAAAGTAAATTACTATGCTGCGGGCACGCTTGTTCCTGCTGCACAGTCATATGATGCCGTTGTTAAGGGAATTGCAGATGTTGGCAATCATGTCCTCGGATACACAATGGGCAGATTCCCCTTTTCACAGGTTCTCGATCTTCCAATCGGGTGGCCGCAAGGACCTGAAGCAACTAAGATTGCAAACGACTTTTATAAGAAATTTAATCCGAAAGAGTTTGATGATGTGAAGGTATTGCTGTTCCATGGGCAGCCAGGCGGTTATCTCCATACAAAAACAAGGCCTGTTGAAAAACTTGAAGATGCAAAGGGCTTGAAACTGCGGTGCTTCGGATCAAATGCAAAGTTTGTCGGTTTGATAGGTGCTGCGCCTGTAGCAATGCCTATGCCTGATGTTTATGATGCCCTTGCAAAAGGGGTTGTTGACGGGTTGATGTCGAGTTATGAAGCACTGCATAATTTCAGGACAGGGGAGCATGTAAAATATTCTACAGAGAACGTAAGCAGTGCATATTCAGCAGTATTTATCGTCATGATGAACAAGAAAAAATTTGCCTCACTTCCTCCTGATGTCCAGGCAATAGTAGATAAAATGAGCGTTGAATATATAGATAAGTACGGCAAGTTGTGGGCAGATATTACAAGGGATGGAAAGGACTGGCTGGTAAAGAGGGGCGTCAAAGTTATTTCTCTAAGCAAGGAAGAACAAGCCCGTTGGTATGAAAAAGGCTCCAAACCCCTCGTTGAAGCGTATATAAAGGATGCGAAGGAAAAGGGATTACCTGGTGATGAAGCGGTTAAGTTTCTTTTAGATTCTATCAGAAAGTATCACTAA